One window from the genome of Enterobacter asburiae encodes:
- a CDS encoding TetR/AcrR family transcriptional regulator, whose translation MTKNMNPPSARGPLDHAVREQIVEAAFEHFGHYGYEKTTVAELAKSIGFSKSYIYKFFDSKQAIGEVICANRLELIMAAVLSAIEDAPSASERLRRLFKALTEAGSELFFHDRKLYDIAAVAAQEQWPSTQKYSESLMKLIESIIIEGRQAGEFERKTPLDEITGAVYMVMCPYINPVQLQYNLEMAPTAAVLLSSLILRSLAP comes from the coding sequence ATGACTAAAAATATGAACCCCCCATCAGCACGTGGTCCACTTGACCACGCGGTCAGAGAGCAAATCGTCGAAGCCGCTTTTGAGCACTTCGGTCACTACGGCTATGAAAAAACCACCGTCGCCGAACTGGCTAAATCCATCGGTTTTTCAAAGTCCTACATTTATAAGTTTTTCGATTCCAAACAGGCCATCGGCGAGGTGATCTGCGCTAACCGCCTGGAGCTGATCATGGCGGCGGTGCTTTCAGCCATCGAAGATGCGCCTTCAGCAAGCGAAAGATTACGCCGCCTTTTCAAAGCGCTCACCGAGGCGGGAAGCGAGCTGTTTTTCCACGACCGTAAGCTATACGACATTGCCGCCGTCGCCGCGCAGGAGCAGTGGCCGTCAACCCAAAAGTATAGTGAAAGCCTGATGAAGCTGATTGAGAGCATCATTATCGAAGGCAGGCAGGCCGGCGAGTTTGAAAGAAAAACGCCGCTGGATGAGATTACCGGTGCCGTCTACATGGTGATGTGCCCTTACATTAATCCCGTTCAGCTGCAGTACAACCTCGAAATGGCCCCCACGGCGGCAGTGCTGCTCTCTTCACTGATTTTAAGAAGCCTGGCCCCCTAA